The genomic segment TCTGTAGTAGGCTACAATAGGATCAATAGATACAGTATAACATACtgatataaacacatttactttACTTGAATTTTGATTTAACTGaattaaaatgtgacaaaaaagtGATTGTTGCTTCAAGTGCCAGTAGATTGTTTAAGGGATCAGTGCTTCCTCGCCTTCTTCGAGGAAACATTTTGTTGTTGGTGATgcagaaaaaaatcaagtttgccaactgaaaataaaaatgttgttgttaaGGCTGTGTTTAATTGTTGTCTTGTGGGCCAAGAGTCCCTGGAGAATCAGAATAAATTGTGAATGACTAttttaaggtacttgtactttacttgagtattttcatttcatgctaCTTTATTATATGTCCCTACAATTTAGAGGTAAATTTTTACTCCACTGCATTTCAGATTACTATTTTGCATAAGCTTATAAATGACACTTTATTGGTAAAGATAGTGATAGCCAGTGGTTCACAATCCTGCTGGCATGTGGGCCCTTACAAGAAATCtacatgtatttgtgtctgcttttcatgtttcagatgtctatgagttgtttgCAGTTCCAATAAAGATGGAGGGACCATTGAGAGcctcaaaaatccagtatgAGTTAGGTTCTGCTTACAGAAAAGTATGATGTGTCTGAGTAAACAATGGAGAGTAAGACTGTTACTGCAAGCAGGACCAATTACCAGGTAAATAATTGCACATCAGCATTTTATTAAGATAGACttaacaaaaaacccaaaccaatcctttaaggtgagcacagaaaaacattcctctctcccttcaccATGAAATAAGGGGGTCAAAGGTCGTGCAGCTTGTACATAGACTTATTTGTTTGTAACATGAAGTTTAAGAggtaaaaaaaagctgaaaatccTTGCAACCCCTTGATTAACATAACACAGCTTTAGTTTGATGTGTAGATATTTATTTACAGAATAATATAACTCAAGGTCAGCTGGATCTTCATCAATGcactgcttcctcctcctcctcatcggACAATTGCAGTTGGTAATAAGGGGCAGCGTACTCTGCAATGTTGGGGAATCCGTACACCACGCAGCAGCTCAGAGCGCTGCGGGAGATCTCCATGTCATGGACGGCAGACCACTCACCAGCTTTGACATCGTAACACTCAACGTCAAAAGTGGTGGTGAAGCCGTTAAAGCCCCCGATCACAAACAGGCAGTCATCAATCACTGCGATGCCAAAGTTGCTGCGGGCGCTCAGCATGGAGGGCACAGAGTGCCAGGTGTCGGTGTGAGGGTTGTAGGCCTCAACAGTGCGCAGACGGGTCGTTCCAGTGAAACCACCAACCTGTTACATAAAGGATGAAATATGAAGACATGACTCTGTCTActgattttctgtctttttgtgtctCATTTTATACTCAATACTTGGAGAGAAAGGGCACCTGACCTCAACATGTGTGAATAAATAGTTGATCTACTCTAAAGGGTAAAACTGATAACAATATATTTGATTAAAACTGTTGATATTTTCTggcaagatgtttttaaatgtatatacatatacacataaaggtcccatgatgcactgcaTCTATTCTGTGCATTACTGTATTTAGAACtactaataaaaaatattttagtattttttagtctgtttattattttctcaattcatcatttggtctataaaatagtgaataacatttaaaaagctggaaGAAGTGAATATTCATAACTTTgcttaaacaattaaaaaataaacaatttaaataaacaacaattaaTATAAAGATAAAGGTTTCTATAGGGACATCATAACAGAGGTGTTCTATATAATATTGTCAAACTATATTAATCTTATAATAGTCCTATTTGAAACTCTGCTAAGTACATCTTCAGCTCTTCTGTGTCTCAGTGTTCAGTTTTCTTACTGCAAAGATTCGGTCTGCATAGGTGATGATCCCAACTCCACTGCGTCTGCTTCCCATGGAGGCGATGACCGTCCACTGGTTGGTTTCTGGGTTGTAACATTCAGCCGTGGACAGGCACTCGTTTCCATTGAAGCCGCCACAGATGTACACCTGAAGTGAATTAAAGAGGTAATAAGTAATCTTTTATAGACTTAAACATGTACTCTAAAACATTAACATAGTATCTATGTTTTCTACTGTATATTTACACAAcattaatacaaatattaaagGAAACATCTTGTGAACAGGAATCTCAATCTTATAATCTAAATCTtaatctacatttaaatttttccAGCTCAACTTTCTGTGTTCCTTCAGACATGTGCAACCTTTGTGCTCTCAACATATAACTGTTATTTTCAGATGCTCTTTAGTTCCACACACCTTGCCATGGAGGGTGGTGCAACTGGCGTCACTCCTCTGCTCGTGCATGGGTGCAATTACTGTCCACTGGTTGGTAATGGGCTGATAACGCTCTGCAGTTTCAAGTCGATAACGTCCATCAAAACCTCCCATGGCATAGATGCACCCATCCATCACAGTGACACTGACATAGCAGCGGCTAAAATGCATTGGTGCCACCTCCTGCCAGGTATGTGTGCCCAGATCAAACTTGCGCACAGAACTGAACTGTTCAACACTGTCAAAGCCGCCGACACAGTAAACTGATCCATTGAGGAAAGCAGCGCCATGGTAAGCCCTTGGAGCTTCCTCACTGTTAGTTACATTGACCCAGCGGTGAGCACGGACATTATATGCCTCAATGCCATTGGTGGGACTGCCACCACTCCAGCCTCCAACAGCCAACAGGACAGCAGGGGGCAGACGTGGACGGGCCAAAGGGTTACAGAACACAGAGTCAGAGAAACTTTTTGTTCTGAGGTCGAGCATGGCCTGCATGGTCTTGAGGA from the Scomber japonicus isolate fScoJap1 chromosome 4, fScoJap1.pri, whole genome shotgun sequence genome contains:
- the LOC128357564 gene encoding kelch-like protein 10, with translation MMKVIIEFAYTSSVYVTKENVQDLLIAADRFNVTGITVACCDFLEEHLTPENCIGIWWFTNVYYYPDLKHKAYLFTLSHFEEIVATSEEFLQLSVEDLAKIIENDRLNVKQEKTVFEAILRWIAYVPEERRNYISLLLSNVSERYFCLHVPVQVRLALMSPAYIIDNVSNNEVVKASEECRPILLKTMQAMLDLRTKSFSDSVFCNPLARPRLPPAVLLAVGGWSGGSPTNGIEAYNVRAHRWVNVTNSEEAPRAYHGAAFLNGSVYCVGGFDSVEQFSSVRKFDLGTHTWQEVAPMHFSRCYVSVTVMDGCIYAMGGFDGRYRLETAERYQPITNQWTVIAPMHEQRSDASCTTLHGKVYICGGFNGNECLSTAECYNPETNQWTVIASMGSRRSGVGIITYADRIFAVGGFTGTTRLRTVEAYNPHTDTWHSVPSMLSARSNFGIAVIDDCLFVIGGFNGFTTTFDVECYDVKAGEWSAVHDMEISRSALSCCVVYGFPNIAEYAAPYYQLQLSDEEEEEAVH